A region of Thermoplasmata archaeon DNA encodes the following proteins:
- a CDS encoding dihydroneopterin aldolase family protein translates to MSRARSIHRAHLTRREALLFEAGIKLGGLFHQYLGTPVDGRTARSLAHAIEQAVGLQPYVRSVRVRIDPERGRPTGRGRFAYRYLVAEMIHVRLELADGDLVVTARLEWRPDLVYPLMSVDRVQDTRARRLTHGRRSASTSGRSGRRRPRSAG, encoded by the coding sequence ATGTCCCGAGCCCGCTCGATCCATCGTGCCCACCTCACCCGGCGGGAGGCCTTGCTCTTCGAGGCCGGCATCAAGCTCGGAGGGCTCTTCCACCAGTACCTCGGGACGCCCGTGGACGGGCGAACCGCCCGCTCGCTCGCGCACGCGATCGAGCAGGCGGTGGGGCTGCAGCCCTACGTGCGCTCGGTCCGCGTCCGCATCGATCCCGAGCGCGGCCGCCCCACCGGACGGGGCCGATTTGCGTATCGCTACCTTGTCGCCGAGATGATCCACGTCCGGCTCGAGCTCGCCGACGGCGATCTCGTGGTGACGGCGCGCCTCGAGTGGCGGCCGGACCTCGTCTACCCGTTGATGAGCGTCGATCGGGTACAGGACACGCGCGCGCGCCGGCTCACGCACGGCCGGCGATCGGCGAGTACTTCAGGTCGGTCGGGCCGACGTAGGCCGCGGTCGGCCGGATGA
- a CDS encoding citrate/2-methylcitrate synthase, with translation MPEPTEVQKGLQDVVALQSRICFIDGLQGRLIYDGYDIRDLAVNSTFEEVAYLLWYGKLPTLAQLGDLHQQFVALRSLPPELVALIDAMPLDSSPMDVLRTAVSALALFEPGETKPGPTSIGGAQRLTAALPTIIAQFHRRRAKLPPLRPRPELSHAAYLLYAILDRDPSPLDARVMDVAFILHADHELNASTFAARVTASTLSDLYSAITSAIGTLKGPLHGGANERVMELLDEMQSVDRVESVVQAKLAAHERIMGFGHRVYKVEDPRATILREWSRRVGEERKNLRYYELLRKLEEVVHREKGLYPNVDLYSGSVYSLIGIPHDLFTPLFAASRIAGWTAHVLEEYTDLRLIRPTAAYVGPTDLKYSPIAGRA, from the coding sequence ATGCCCGAACCGACGGAAGTCCAGAAGGGGCTACAGGATGTCGTCGCGCTGCAGTCGCGCATCTGCTTCATCGACGGACTTCAGGGCCGGCTCATCTACGACGGGTACGACATCCGCGACCTCGCGGTGAACTCGACCTTCGAAGAGGTCGCCTACCTGCTCTGGTACGGGAAGCTCCCAACGCTCGCCCAGCTGGGCGACCTCCACCAGCAGTTCGTTGCGCTCCGCTCGCTTCCGCCGGAGCTCGTCGCGCTCATCGACGCGATGCCGCTCGACAGCTCTCCGATGGATGTGCTCCGCACCGCGGTGAGCGCGCTCGCACTGTTCGAGCCAGGGGAGACAAAGCCCGGACCCACTTCGATCGGCGGGGCCCAGCGGCTGACCGCGGCGCTCCCGACGATCATCGCCCAGTTCCATCGCCGCCGCGCAAAGCTCCCCCCGCTCCGCCCCCGACCGGAGCTCTCGCACGCGGCCTACCTCCTCTACGCCATTCTCGACCGCGACCCCTCCCCGCTCGATGCGCGGGTGATGGACGTCGCCTTCATCCTCCATGCCGACCACGAACTGAACGCATCGACCTTCGCCGCTCGCGTGACGGCATCGACCCTGAGCGATCTCTACAGCGCGATCACCAGCGCGATCGGCACGCTCAAGGGACCGCTCCACGGCGGTGCCAACGAGCGCGTCATGGAGCTGCTCGATGAGATGCAGAGCGTCGACCGAGTCGAGAGTGTCGTCCAGGCGAAGCTCGCTGCTCACGAACGGATCATGGGCTTCGGGCACCGGGTCTACAAGGTCGAAGACCCGCGCGCGACCATCCTGCGCGAGTGGTCCCGCCGCGTCGGAGAGGAGCGCAAGAACCTGCGCTACTACGAGCTCCTGCGCAAATTGGAGGAGGTCGTCCACCGGGAGAAGGGACTCTACCCGAACGTCGACCTATACTCGGGCTCGGTCTACTCGCTCATCGGGATCCCGCACGATCTCTTCACGCCGCTCTTCGCGGCGAGCCGGATCGCCGGTTGGACCGCGCACGTCCTCGAAGAGTACACCGATCTGCGGCTCATCCGGCCGACCGCGGCCTACGTCGGCCCGACCGACCTGAAGTACTCGCCGATCGCCGGCCGTGCGTGA
- a CDS encoding MFS transporter — translation MPTWPSRLLARPWLLSFVPINAATAGFGVVLPLLILIPLHGSWSAVALSATLYNSAVILSSVLWGHLSDRYHLRRAFLAINYGGFALLYIALTQVQSLGTLYAIYAVIGLIAPAGASASNLLLLEKFPGKERANAYSSFQEMSIIGSIVGLLIGFVWTTDALALSSILYVLGALAAVSAVWIWFGVSEGARPHRTSDVALHPESLFSRMRRASATHNAFPFFPVRPPISPRPFERFGRWAREEIRHELPLIFLAMFLFNLSANLYNISFTPYLTSIGIAASSIFLINLSNSAAQGLLFPFTGALTTRIGPDRLVRSSTYLRSLGYLATAAFPLIAFTVPEALGANVITYGILGGAVAFFTISSSMMLFRGLHDRDAGRLLGVNSALGGVAAVAGAGLSGIIAVFGSFQLVFLVAAGGLLASLPIWAAATVAYERRTRPKPTETTLEPPSSGAPSTVDGLRATETA, via the coding sequence TTGCCTACCTGGCCCTCTCGACTTCTCGCTCGCCCCTGGTTGCTTTCGTTCGTCCCGATCAACGCCGCGACGGCCGGTTTCGGGGTCGTCCTTCCCCTGTTGATCCTGATCCCGCTGCACGGGTCCTGGTCCGCGGTCGCGCTCTCCGCGACCCTGTACAACTCCGCGGTGATCCTATCGAGCGTGCTGTGGGGGCATCTCTCCGATCGCTACCATCTGCGCCGGGCCTTCCTCGCGATCAACTACGGCGGCTTCGCCCTCCTGTACATCGCCCTCACGCAGGTCCAATCGCTCGGCACGCTGTACGCGATCTACGCGGTGATCGGTTTAATCGCGCCGGCCGGGGCGAGCGCGTCGAACCTGCTCCTGCTCGAGAAGTTCCCTGGAAAGGAGCGAGCGAACGCGTACTCCTCCTTTCAGGAGATGTCAATCATCGGTAGCATCGTCGGGCTCCTGATCGGCTTCGTCTGGACGACGGACGCGCTCGCGCTGAGCTCGATCTTGTACGTCCTCGGCGCCCTCGCGGCCGTCTCCGCCGTCTGGATCTGGTTCGGCGTCTCGGAAGGGGCGCGCCCTCACCGCACGTCCGACGTGGCGCTGCACCCGGAGAGCCTCTTTTCGCGCATGCGCCGCGCTTCGGCCACGCACAATGCCTTCCCGTTCTTTCCGGTCCGGCCCCCGATCTCGCCCCGTCCCTTCGAGCGTTTCGGCCGCTGGGCCCGGGAGGAGATCCGCCACGAGCTCCCGCTGATCTTCTTGGCGATGTTCCTGTTCAACCTATCCGCCAACCTGTACAACATCTCGTTCACGCCGTACCTGACTTCGATCGGGATCGCGGCGTCCTCGATCTTCCTCATCAACCTGTCCAACAGCGCGGCCCAGGGCCTCCTCTTTCCATTCACCGGTGCGCTCACGACCCGGATCGGTCCGGATCGGCTCGTTCGCAGCTCAACGTATCTGCGGAGCCTCGGATATCTCGCCACCGCCGCGTTTCCGCTCATTGCCTTCACGGTCCCCGAGGCGCTCGGCGCGAACGTGATCACCTACGGCATTCTCGGCGGGGCGGTTGCGTTCTTCACGATCTCGAGCTCGATGATGCTGTTCCGGGGCCTCCACGATCGAGACGCCGGCCGGCTCCTGGGGGTCAACAGCGCTCTCGGAGGGGTCGCGGCGGTCGCCGGGGCGGGACTCTCGGGGATCATCGCGGTCTTCGGTAGTTTCCAACTTGTCTTCCTGGTGGCGGCCGGCGGGCTGCTCGCATCGCTCCCCATCTGGGCAGCGGCCACGGTCGCGTACGAACGCCGCACCCGGCCGAAGCCGACCGAGACCACCCTCGAGCCGCCGAGCTCGGGAGCCCCGAGCACGGTGGACGGGCTCCGGGCTACCGAAACCGCATAA
- a CDS encoding Lrp/AsnC ligand binding domain-containing protein encodes MAIGFVLISTAPAKEHDVYNDLLRVKGIVELHPLFGEYDLIAKVEAEDFNALGQLVVDQIRSVPGVIDTKTLTGIRF; translated from the coding sequence GTGGCGATAGGATTCGTGCTCATCAGTACGGCGCCGGCCAAGGAGCACGATGTCTACAACGATCTCCTTCGGGTGAAGGGGATCGTCGAGCTTCACCCGTTGTTCGGGGAGTACGATTTGATCGCGAAAGTGGAGGCCGAGGACTTCAACGCGCTCGGCCAGCTCGTCGTCGACCAGATCCGCTCCGTGCCGGGCGTGATCGATACCAAGACCCTCACGGGCATCCGTTTCTGA
- a CDS encoding SAM-dependent chlorinase/fluorinase, whose translation MPRPRSRARRTPALVTLTSDLGAAYAAQMKAVLARALPPGHVIDLTHDLSAHRIGEAAFLLRAMARSFPAGTVHVAVVDPGVGGRRAPIVIRCRDGSWLVGPDNGVLAPLAEALRGARAWRIEPAGGSGPRVGSTFDGRDLFAPTAARLALGASPGSIGRPHRFHRLRLPQAERRPGGARGEIVHIDRFGNLITNVPSDWIPVGSTQLSVRWGRRRARVLPWAITYEHLPRRALGAVPSSFGLVEVARREGRASAVGPSRVGMPIEVRWTRAVSSRPASVRA comes from the coding sequence ATGCCTCGCCCTCGCTCGAGGGCCCGTCGCACTCCCGCGCTCGTTACGCTGACGAGCGATCTCGGTGCGGCCTACGCCGCCCAGATGAAAGCCGTGCTCGCCCGCGCCCTCCCGCCGGGTCATGTCATCGATCTGACGCACGACCTGTCCGCGCACCGCATCGGAGAGGCGGCCTTCCTCCTCCGCGCGATGGCGCGCTCCTTCCCCGCGGGCACGGTGCACGTAGCGGTCGTCGACCCGGGCGTCGGGGGTCGACGCGCCCCGATCGTGATCCGCTGCCGCGACGGTTCCTGGCTCGTCGGGCCCGATAACGGCGTGCTGGCCCCGCTCGCGGAAGCGCTCAGAGGCGCCCGCGCATGGCGGATCGAGCCCGCGGGCGGATCCGGGCCGCGCGTGGGCTCGACCTTCGATGGGCGGGACCTCTTCGCGCCGACGGCCGCCCGCCTGGCCCTCGGAGCCTCTCCGGGCTCGATCGGCCGGCCGCATCGGTTCCATCGCCTGCGGCTCCCGCAGGCCGAGCGCCGGCCCGGGGGAGCTCGGGGAGAGATCGTGCACATCGACCGGTTCGGGAACCTCATCACAAACGTCCCGAGCGACTGGATCCCGGTGGGGAGCACGCAGCTCTCGGTGCGGTGGGGCCGTCGGCGTGCGCGTGTGCTGCCCTGGGCGATCACGTACGAGCACCTGCCTCGGCGGGCGCTCGGGGCCGTGCCGTCGAGCTTCGGCCTGGTCGAGGTCGCCCGGCGGGAAGGTCGTGCTTCGGCGGTAGGCCCGAGCCGCGTCGGAATGCCGATCGAGGTGCGCTGGACGAGGGCCGTTTCGAGTCGCCCCGCTTCCGTGAGAGCGTAA
- a CDS encoding J domain-containing protein has protein sequence MAKRDYYEVLGVARTASPDEIKSAYRRLARQHHPDMNRDNPKAAEEKFKELSEAYEVLADPPKRERYDQEGFPGVEKDFGPAGFTWQNFTHQGDLEDMLANNPFLQQFMASMFGGSSGFTGRAPSVAQHIEVALRLPLASAVHGARPKIELPHIGPCPDCRGTGARHGTALEICPECKGQGQVRQVRRQGYNQFITIGPCPKCRGSGRRIIDKCPTCHGTGQRRAVRRLEVTVPPGVENGTVLRVPGQGVQTPDGEGSGDLFVRIQLEPMPGIRRDGTDAYAETTVPLAIALFGGEVVVRTITGEASLKIPAGTQPERPLRLRGEGFPPFGRTSRGDLYVTVHVELPKSLSGRQKELLHEALGDASAGARRSSLFGR, from the coding sequence ATGGCGAAGCGCGATTACTACGAGGTCCTCGGGGTCGCCCGCACGGCGAGCCCCGACGAGATCAAGTCGGCGTACCGGCGCCTCGCCCGCCAGCATCACCCGGACATGAACCGGGACAATCCCAAAGCGGCGGAGGAGAAGTTCAAGGAGCTGAGCGAGGCGTACGAGGTGCTCGCGGACCCCCCGAAGCGCGAGCGCTACGACCAGGAGGGATTCCCGGGCGTCGAGAAGGATTTCGGCCCCGCCGGGTTCACTTGGCAGAACTTCACCCATCAAGGCGATCTAGAGGACATGCTGGCCAACAACCCGTTCCTCCAGCAGTTCATGGCGAGCATGTTTGGAGGTTCCAGCGGCTTCACCGGCCGCGCTCCGAGCGTGGCCCAGCACATCGAGGTCGCCCTGCGACTTCCGCTCGCCAGTGCGGTGCACGGCGCCCGCCCGAAGATCGAGCTGCCCCACATCGGTCCGTGCCCGGACTGTCGGGGAACCGGGGCCCGCCACGGCACGGCGCTGGAGATCTGCCCGGAGTGCAAGGGCCAGGGCCAGGTCCGCCAGGTCCGACGCCAGGGCTACAACCAGTTCATCACCATAGGTCCCTGCCCGAAGTGCCGGGGATCGGGACGCAGGATCATCGACAAATGCCCCACGTGCCACGGGACCGGCCAGCGCCGGGCGGTGCGTCGCCTCGAGGTGACGGTGCCACCGGGCGTGGAGAACGGCACGGTCCTTCGGGTCCCGGGCCAAGGGGTGCAAACCCCCGACGGTGAAGGGTCCGGCGATCTCTTCGTTCGGATCCAGCTCGAACCGATGCCCGGCATCCGCCGCGATGGGACGGACGCCTACGCCGAGACCACCGTTCCGCTCGCGATCGCCCTGTTCGGCGGAGAGGTGGTCGTCCGGACGATCACGGGCGAGGCGTCCCTCAAGATCCCGGCCGGGACCCAGCCGGAGCGCCCGCTCCGCCTGCGGGGAGAAGGGTTCCCTCCATTCGGGAGGACGTCCCGGGGCGACCTGTACGTCACGGTCCACGTCGAACTCCCCAAGTCCCTATCGGGGCGGCAGAAGGAGCTCCTCCACGAAGCACTCGGGGACGCGTCCGCCGGCGCCCGACGCTCCTCCCTCTTCGGTCGTTGA
- a CDS encoding methyltransferase has protein sequence MVEDPYAGEGEHYFSERPRARSHRTELRFLYRGEMLSFQVDTGVFAGHGLDRGTELLIANMLVGPRDRVLDLGCGWGPVGVAAAKSASEGHVILTDVNRRATLLARRNLERNAITNAEVRAGSLFAPVPEERFDVIATNPPYHAGRALIVQLLSEAPAHLEPGGRLFLVGKGSQGIRFYQAWLEEHWPGSVEVVDRGSGYRVLEAGVPGSATPDVGSGSPSPPRPPGTKEIGGATRTRKRSRSK, from the coding sequence ATGGTCGAGGATCCCTACGCGGGCGAGGGCGAACACTATTTCAGCGAACGGCCGCGCGCGCGTTCCCATCGCACGGAGCTGAGGTTCCTGTACCGCGGCGAGATGCTCTCCTTCCAGGTCGATACCGGAGTGTTCGCCGGCCATGGCCTCGACCGGGGGACCGAGCTCCTCATCGCGAACATGCTCGTCGGGCCCCGCGATCGGGTGCTCGACCTCGGGTGCGGCTGGGGCCCGGTGGGGGTTGCGGCCGCGAAATCCGCGAGCGAGGGCCATGTGATCCTCACGGACGTGAACCGGCGCGCGACCCTTCTCGCTCGGCGCAACCTCGAACGCAACGCGATCACGAATGCGGAGGTGCGCGCCGGCTCGCTCTTCGCACCCGTGCCCGAGGAGCGGTTCGACGTGATCGCGACCAATCCTCCGTACCATGCGGGCCGAGCGCTCATCGTCCAGCTCCTCTCCGAGGCTCCCGCGCACCTCGAACCCGGGGGCCGCCTGTTCCTGGTCGGCAAGGGCAGCCAGGGGATCCGGTTCTATCAGGCGTGGCTCGAAGAACATTGGCCCGGCTCCGTGGAGGTCGTCGATCGCGGATCCGGCTACCGCGTCCTCGAGGCCGGGGTTCCCGGCTCGGCGACTCCCGACGTGGGGAGTGGATCTCCGAGCCCACCGAGGCCGCCCGGAACGAAGGAGATCGGCGGAGCGACGCGAACCCGTAAGCGCTCCCGATCGAAGTGA
- a CDS encoding nuclear transport factor 2 family protein has translation MARATARRSASTAHRAQLVRAWEAHVAAEFQQHDVDATMRTMVARPHLLHLPTLTGGEGAAEVRRFYRRHFIPDLPPDVRIDLISRTVDRERLVDEFILEFTHDRVMDFLLPGIAPTGKKVSLPTIAVIGIHSGKIAYEHIYWDQASALVQVGALAPGRLPIVGAEASRRLQRATRGADRVVVPPASARD, from the coding sequence TTGGCCCGGGCTACGGCGCGTCGGTCGGCTTCGACCGCCCATCGGGCGCAATTGGTCCGAGCCTGGGAGGCCCATGTGGCGGCGGAGTTCCAGCAGCACGATGTCGACGCGACGATGCGGACCATGGTCGCGCGACCCCACCTTCTCCACCTCCCCACCTTGACGGGAGGGGAAGGCGCGGCCGAGGTGCGTCGGTTCTACCGTCGACATTTCATCCCGGATCTCCCCCCCGACGTTCGCATCGACCTAATCTCGCGGACCGTCGATCGCGAGCGCCTGGTCGACGAGTTCATCCTGGAGTTCACGCACGATCGGGTGATGGATTTCCTCTTGCCCGGCATCGCCCCGACCGGGAAGAAGGTCAGCCTGCCCACGATCGCCGTCATCGGGATCCACTCGGGGAAGATCGCCTACGAGCACATCTACTGGGACCAAGCGTCCGCCCTGGTCCAGGTGGGAGCCTTGGCTCCGGGGCGGTTGCCGATTGTGGGGGCCGAGGCTTCTCGTCGGCTGCAACGAGCCACGCGGGGAGCCGACCGAGTCGTCGTTCCCCCAGCTTCGGCGCGCGACTGA
- a CDS encoding DMT family transporter, with protein MTNASDKSAGLPREMQLPLAVLLVVMAINYPLFQVGLDYAPPIWFAFLRAALGAAATWLLLLSLGRLKRLPAREAAYALLLGIPAMGIVLSFQLLGMLTVGAGQASVYGNSVPLWILLFVIAFGRRPDRMLLAAGALGFIGTAVVAFGSAAGLGSGSLVGALLLLVAAALWGLTSLLARRTFPLEHLETVNAWELLSASAVLIVWALLTESPNAIHWSEPFLFAILWTGAIGIGIAYTIWYLLLSRARAAEFSQYLFVVPLIALGISAAFLGEAVTALQALGIAMVLGSVYLVSRSSGSEAPSAHIATPGR; from the coding sequence ATGACCAACGCTTCCGACAAGAGCGCGGGCCTTCCGCGGGAGATGCAGCTGCCGCTCGCCGTTCTGCTGGTCGTCATGGCCATCAATTATCCGTTGTTCCAAGTCGGACTGGACTACGCTCCTCCGATATGGTTCGCCTTCCTCCGAGCCGCCCTCGGCGCCGCAGCGACCTGGCTGCTGCTCCTGTCGCTGGGCCGCCTGAAACGTCTCCCGGCGCGCGAGGCGGCCTACGCGCTCCTTCTCGGGATCCCGGCCATGGGGATCGTTCTCTCCTTCCAGCTCCTCGGGATGCTCACGGTGGGAGCCGGGCAGGCGAGCGTGTACGGCAACAGCGTGCCGCTCTGGATCCTCCTGTTCGTCATCGCGTTCGGGCGGAGGCCGGACCGCATGCTCCTCGCGGCGGGAGCTCTCGGCTTCATCGGGACGGCGGTCGTCGCGTTCGGCAGCGCCGCCGGTCTCGGATCCGGTTCGCTCGTGGGAGCGCTCCTCCTCCTCGTCGCCGCGGCGCTGTGGGGGCTCACGTCGCTGCTCGCCCGCCGGACCTTCCCGCTGGAGCACCTCGAAACGGTGAACGCCTGGGAGCTCCTCTCTGCGAGCGCCGTTCTCATCGTCTGGGCCCTCCTCACGGAGAGCCCGAACGCGATCCACTGGAGCGAGCCGTTCCTCTTCGCCATCCTGTGGACGGGGGCGATCGGGATTGGGATCGCCTACACGATCTGGTATCTTCTGCTCTCGCGCGCGAGGGCCGCTGAGTTCTCCCAATATCTTTTCGTCGTGCCGCTGATCGCCCTCGGGATCTCCGCCGCGTTCCTGGGGGAGGCGGTAACGGCGCTCCAAGCCCTCGGGATCGCGATGGTGCTCGGCTCGGTCTACCTCGTCAGTCGATCGAGCGGCTCGGAGGCCCCGTCCGCCCACATCGCGACGCCCGGCCGATAG